Genomic window (uncultured Hyphomonas sp.):
GAGCGCGGTGAAGAAAAATGTCGGACGGAACGCCCTGGCAGACGCTCCGGACGGGCTCACGGTCGTGCTGGTCGGCACCGGCTCCCCCCTGCCGGATCCGAACCGGGCAGGCCCGATGACAGTGGTCGCCGCCGGCGACCGGGTCTTCATCATCGATGCCGGCGCAGGCTCAGGACGCAAGTTCGGGGAGTTCGCCCTGCCCTGGGGCCGGGTGGAAGCAGCGTTCCTGACGCATTTCCATTCCGACCATATCGACGGCCTCGGCGAGGTGATGCTGCAGCACTGGGCCGCAGGCGGGGCCGACACGCCGCTTGCTCTTTACGGGCCGCACGGGGTCCAGCGCATCGCCGACGGCTTCAATGAGGCTTATGCGCTGGATGCGACCTACCGGATCGCCCATCACGGGGCGGACGTCGTACCGCCCTCCGGCGCCGGGATGGAAGCCTTTCCCTTCCTCACCAACGGGGCCGCAACACGCGTCTATGAGCGCGATGGCCTGACCGTGACCGCTGTGCCGGTGGACCATTCTCCGGTTGAGCCTGCCGTCGCCTACCGGTTCGATTACAAGGGCCGCTCGGTCACCATTTCCGGCGACACGGTGAAAAACGAGGCCCTGATCGGTCTTGCCCGCGACACCGACGTGCTGGTGCATGAGGCGCTGAATGACGAAATGGTCGGCGAGATTGCCGATCAGCTGGAGACGCTCGGCGCCAGGCGGCTTGAAAAGATCATGCACGACATTCCGGACTATCATACCAGTCCGGTTGGTGCGGCCGAGGCGGCGCAGGAGGCAGGCGCCGGCCTGCTCGTCTTCACCCATATCGTCCCGGCCCAACCGAGCCGCATCCTCTACCCCGCCTTCATGAAGGGCACGAAGAAAGCCTTCGACGGCCCGATCCTCATGGGCGAGGACGGCATGGCCTTCGTCCTGCCTGCAGGCTCTGACAAGATTGAGCGCAAGCGGCTGGACTAGGCCGCCAACGCCCATTACCTGCGGTCCCCATGAAACACAGACTGATCGCGGCCCTTGCTGCAACCCTGCTGGCGTATGGCTGCACCGCCGGACAGCCAGCCCCCGAAACCGCCGCCGCAACGCAAAGTGCCGGTGAAGTAAAATCGGATGAGCTCTCAGCCCTGCTGGACGAGCTGGAGTTCTCAGGCACGCTCCTTGTCAGCAAGGGGGACGACCTCCTGCTGCGCGAAGCGGTGAACGCCTCCCCGATAGCAGATGCTGAACTCGTCACCATCGACACCCGTTTTCCCATCGCCTCGATGACGAAGAGCTTCACGGCCGCGCTGGTGCTGAAACTGGTTGATGAGGGAAAGCTCGGACTGGACCAGACCCTTGAAGACCTGCTGCCGGACTTCGACGTGCCTTATGCCGGAGAGGTCACGCTCCGCCACCTGCTGCAGAACCGGTCCGGCATTCCGCACTATATCGACATTCCCGGCTGGTTCGACAATGACGTGAAACGCGGTTTCACAGATCAGTCCTTCATGGACACGCTGGAACAGCTGGAGCTGAAATTCGCCCCCGGCAGCGATTATCTGTACTCGAACGTAAACTACTATCTTCTGGCGCTCGTGATCGACCGCTATTCCGGCATGGATTACGAGACGTATCTGCAAACGCAGATCCTGGATCCGCTCGGCATGACCGCGACGGGCCAGCTCTACCGGGACGCAGACGGCATCGCTGTAGATTACCTGAAAAATGATGACGGCACCTATGAGGTCATCCCTGTCGTGAACCCGGCCCTGTTCCGCGGCACGGCCTCCATGGTCTCGGCCGCGGATGATCTGAATGCCTGGGGACACGCCGTCATCGGCGGCGAGGTTTATTCCGACGCTGCCGCGGCAGAAGCCTTCAATGCCGACACGCCCATGGCCTGGAGCGTGTCGGAACTTCCCGTGACAGACGACCGGACCGTTGGCGTGACCTATTACAATGGCCGCCTGATTGGTTATCTCAGCCTGATCATGCTGGTGCCGGAAGAGGATGGCGTGATTGTCATCCTGAACAACAACACGGTTGGCTACGAGAACATGATCGGCCTCGCCGCGACGCTGGCCGCTCAGCATTTTGGCGGTGAAGACTAGTCTTCGAAGACGATTTCAGGCGGGGCCTTCGTTTCCAGCGTGTCGAGGCCGATGGCGACCTTGCGGGCAAGTTCGTGGAAGGCCTTCGCGGTTTCCTCGTCACCGATGGCCGCGGGCACGCCACTGTCGCCGCCCTCGCGGATGGCCTGCAGCATGGGTACTTCCGCCAGCAGGGGAAGCCCGAGCGCATCGGCCATGCGCTGTCCGCCGCCATGGCCCATCAGGTAATGCTTGTTGCCAGCCGGGTCCTGGAAATAGCTCATCGTCTCGACGAGGCCGATCACCGGCACGGCGGTCTTGGTGAACATGGCCGCGCCCCGGCGCACATCTGCGAGGGCGACCTCCTGCGGCGTCGTCACGATCAGCGCGGCAGTCACCGGCACTTTCTGCGCAATGGTCAGCTGCGCATCGCCCGTGCCGGGCGGCGTGTCGATGACCAGCACGTCCAGCGGATCTTCCGGCGTGCCCCATTCGGCATCGTTCAGCATCTGGGTGATCGCCGACATGACGATCGGCCCTCGCCAGATCATCGGCGCGTCAGGATCTGACAGATAGCCGATCGACAGCGTCTTCAGCCCGTGCGCTTCGACCGGCACAAGTTTCCTGTTCTTCGACCCCTTCGGCTCGGCCCCTTGCGTGCCCAGCATGGTGGGAATGGAGGGGCCATAGATGTCGGCGTCCAGCAGGCCGACCTTCATGCCGGTCTTGGCGAGGGCGGCCGCAAGGTTCACCGAGACGGTGGACTTGCCCACCCCGCCCTTGGCGCTGGCGACGACGAGGATGCGGGAAATGCCGGGGATTTTCGCGACGCTCCCCTGCTGGCGCTGCGGGGCGCCCTGCTGCATCGCCTCGTCCGACAAGCGGGCGCCCTTTTGCACACGGCGCGGCGACGGGGTGAGGTTCAGAAGTTCCGAGCGGCCTTTGGACGCGCCCTTTGGCGAATGGGGCGCGTGGCTGTGCGTGTGCGGCGCGGCCCCCTGCTGGCGCTCTGCGGTGAGCACGGTGGTGACCGATTTCACCCCCGGAACGAGGCCTGCCTTGCCTTCTGCGTCCATTCGCCGGGCCTCGGCGCTGGCGGTATCGGCCGGATCCGCCACGATCACCAGCACGGCACGGCCGCTCTCATCGACGCTGACAGACTCCAGCCAGTCCGGGCTGCCAAGCGCCTTCATGACAGCATCTGCCTGTTTTTGCCGGGTTTTCCCCTTGGAACCGAACATGACCGCGACCCTCTATCCCTTGATGCCCCGAAAAGGGCATGCACTTATTAGCAAAGCACCTATATGGAAGCGAATACGTGCAACAGGAGGGGCCATGCCCTGGGATGATAAAACTAAAGGTAGCGGCCCTTGGGGCGGCGGAGGCGGCGACAACGGAGGCGGCGACGGGAATTCCCCGTGGAAGCGTCCGTCCGGCGGCGGCAGCGGTGGCGGGGGTGACCTCGAAGACCAGATGCGCCGCATGCAGGAACGTTTCCGCGGACGTGGCAATGGCGGCGGCGGTGGCCGGCGCAAAGGCGGTGGCTCGGGCCCGAATTTCGGCCCGCTCGGCATCCTTGTTCTCGCCGGCATCGCCCTCATTGCCTGGCTGATGACGGGTGTCGTCGTGGTTGACGAAGGCTCGCGCGCCGCGGTGTTCCGCTTCGGCCAGTGGCAGACGAACTTCACGCCCGGCCTGCACTTCCACCTGCCCGCCCCGATCGAGACGCATGTCGTCATGCCGTCCGAGAAGCAGCAGGAAACGCAGATCGGCAACAATTCCAACGAAGCCCTGATGCTGACCGGCGACGAGAACATCGTCGATGTCCGCTTCCGGGTGTTCTGGTTCTACGATCCGGCCAATCCGGAAAACTTCATCCTCAACGTGGATGGCGGCAGCGAACTGCTGAAAGCCTCCGCCGAGAGCGTGATGCGCGAAGTGGTCGGCAAGTCGAAGCTCGACGACGTCATCACCACGGGCCGGACCACGATCTCCGAACAGGTGAAGACCCAGCTTCAGGCCCTGATGAACGACTATCGCGCTGGTATCCAGGTGCAGAACGTCGAAATTCAGGAAGCGGCCGCCCCTGCACAGGTGCGCCAGGCCTTTATCGACGTGGTCAATGCCGGCCAGGATGCCGAAAAGGCGATCCAGGAAGCCAACAAGTACGCAAACGACATCATCCCGCGTGCGGAAGGCCAGGCCCAGCAGGTGCTGCAGAATGCCGAAGCCTATCGCGAGCAGGTGATCGCCAACTCGACCGGTGAAGCGGCCCGCTTCACCTCCATCCTCGACGAATACCGCAAGGCACCGCAGGTGACCCGCGAGCGGATGTATCTCGAGACGATGGAACGCGTCCTCGGCAACACCGACAAGGTGATCCTCGATTCCGACTCCGGCGCGGTGCCATACCTGCCGGTCAACCCCAACCGCAGCAGCCAGTAGGAGCGATCATCATGCGTGGACTTGGTATCTTCGCCCTCGTCATCGCCGCCGCGGCGCTGATCGTCGGCATGAACAGCTTTTTCATCGTCAACCAGACCGAACAGGCGCTTGTCCTGCAGGTTGGTAAGGCGCAGGCCGCCTACAATGCCCCCGGGCAGAACCAGGCCGGCCTGAAGGTGAAAATGCCCTTCATCCAGAACGTCATCAAATACGACCGCCGCAATATCGGCCTCGACATTCCGAACATCGAAGTGCTGGCCTCCAACCAGGAACAGCTGATCGTGGACGCCTTCGTGCGCTACCAGATCTCTGATCCCCTGGCCTTCTACCAGCGCCTGCAGACGCAGCGCGTGGCCGAGAACCAGCTGTCGCAGTTCACCAACACGGCGATCCGGAACGCCCTGGCCAACAAGCTGCCGGAGGAGATCATCTCCGGCCAGCGGGCCACGCTGATGGACGAGATCCGGGAGAATCTGTCGGATTCCATCGCCGGACGCGGCATCGACATCATCGATGTTCGCATCCGCCGGGCGGACCTGCCCGCCGACGTGTCCGAACGCGTCTTCCGCCGCATGGAAGCGGCCCGGAACCAGGAAGCCGAGCTGATCCGCGCCAATGGTGACAAGCAGGCCCAGGCCGTTCGCGCCAAGGCCGATCGCGACAAGACGGTGATCCTCGCCGAAGCGAACCAGCGGTCTGAAGAGATCCGCGGTGAAGGCGACGCCAAGCGGAACGAGATCTATGCCAACGCCTATGGCCGCGACCCCGAATTCTTCCGCTTCCAGCGCGCCCTGATCGCCTGCGAAGCCGCTCTGAAGAAGGGCACGACGCAGATCGTGGTCGCCCCGGACAATCTTGGCCTGTGCGACGAGTTCATCGCGGCTGCGCGCAAGAACTCGAAATAAGCTGAAGGAGTCTTTCAGCGATGACACTGCCACTGATCCTGCTGGCGGGTGTCGGCATGTGGTTCTTACTGGAAGGGGCGGCCTATGCGGTCGCCCCGGACTTCATGCGGCGCCTCGCTGTTCTGGTAACCCAGTTGAGCACAAGGGAGCTGACCATGGCCGGCCTTGGCGGCGGGGCTGTCGGCATCGTGCTGATCTGGCTTGCAGTTCACTTGGGCTGAACCTGTTGCGCCTTGCCCGCAAAGCGCCATAGTCTGCGGTGAAAATAAATCCATCTTCCGCCCGCAGAGGAAGCCGAAGTCCCATGCGTTTCCCGGCTCTTGCCGCCCTTGCCCTTTTCGTCTCCGTCCCGCTGGCCGCGCCCGCCACTGCGCAGAGCCTGTCGCAAACCCTTGACCAGATCGATCCCAAGGAGCGCCCGGCCAGTTTCCGGGACCTGTCGAAACGGCTGATGCCGGCCGTGGTGAACATTTCCACCTCCAAGACGGTGGCGCCGAGCGGCATGCCCACCTTCCCGGAGGGCTCGCCGATGGAACGGTTCAACGATTTCTTCGGCCGCGACGAAGACGGCTTCCGCCGCGAGGGCTCGCTCGGCTCCGGCTTCGTCATCAGCGCCGACGGCTATGTCGTGACGAACAATCACGTCATCGAAGGCGCCGACGAGATTGAAGTGAACTTCGCCAATGGCCGCGTGCTGGAGGCGGAACTGATCGGCCGCGACCAGGACACAGACCTTGCCGTGCTGAAGGTCAAATCCAGCACCCCCCTGCCCTTCGTCAGCTTCGCCGACAGCGACAGCGCCGAGGTCGGCGACTGGGTGATCGCCATCGGCAACCCGTTCGGCTTTGGCGGCTCTGTCTCTGCCGGCATCATCTCGGCCCGCAACCGCGACCTGAATGCCGGACGGTCGGATGACTTCATCCAGACCGATGCCGCCATCAACCGCGGCAATTCCGGCGGCCCGCTGTTCAATCTGGGCGGCGAAGTCGTTGGCGTGAACACGGCGATCATCTCGCCGACCGGCGGCAGCGTCGGTATCGGTTTCTCGGTGCCCTCGAACCTCGTCAACAAGATCACAAGCGAGCTCATCAAGTCCGGCCGTATCCGCCGCTCCTGGATGGGCGTCAATGTTCAGGATGCAGATGAAAATCTCGTACGCGCCTACAAGGCCAGCGCCAAGGGCGGCGTGATCGTCACCCGCATCACCGATGATGGCCCGGCCGACAAGGCCATGCTGGAAGTCGGCGACCTGATCCTCAGCTTCGACGGCCAGCCGGTGGCCAGCGTGCGGGAACTGACCCGCGTGATCGCCGACACGCCGATCGGCAAGGATGTGCCCGTGCGCCTGGTGCGCGATGGCCGCGCCCGCACCTTCACCGTCACCATGGGCGAGCTGGAAGAACAGACCGGCGACGAGGCGGCCCAGCTGCCGGACCTGCCGGCCAGCGCCAATGATCTCGGGGCTGACCTGACCGGCATCGACGACGACATCCGCCGCCGCTACGGCATTCCCAAGGATGTCGACGGCGTGGTCGTCACCTCCGTCTCGGCCCGCGGCCCGGCCTATGGCAAGCTGCTGCGCGGCGATGTGATCGTCGAGGTGAATTTCGAGCGTGTCACCACGGTCAGTGAAACGCTGGACAAGGTCAAAGCCGCCCGCGCCACACCGGCAGAGCCGCTGCTGATCCGCGTCAAACGCCGCGGCGAAGCCGGCTGGTTCGACCAGTTCCTCAGCGTGGACCTGAACGACTAGACGACCCCAGCTTCTGCTTTTCAGGCGCGCGATCCCGGTCTAGGCTCTTCCCGAGGCGGACAGGAAGGTGGGATCATGTTTCGCGCACTGATTGTTTCGTGGATTCTGGCAAGCCTTGCCTTCGTCGCATCGGCGGAAACCCGCTATGCCCTGCTGATCGGGAACGAAGACTATCCGCCCACCGTCGGACCGCTCAGCCTGCCGCATGAGGACGTCGAGAACATGCACGCCGGCCTCATCCAGGCGGGCTTTCCGGCCGAGCATATCAAGGTGCTGCGCGATGCCACGCAGACGGACATCAATCTTGCCGTCGCACAGCTTTCCTCGGACCTGCGCGCGGCAGGCGAGGACTCCATCGGCTTCTTCTATTATTCCGGCCATGGCGGCTCGGCCGAGTCCGCCGGACAGCGGGCGAATTATCTGATCCCGGCCAAGTCGCCGATCACCGGCGCTGAGCAATTGCCGATCCTCGGCGTGCCGGTGAACAGCATCGTGGATGCGCTGGCCGCCTCTGACGCCAAGGCGATCTTCATCGTCTCCGATGCCTGCCGCAACACGCTGCCCTTCACCTCGTCCAAAGGCGGCGCGGCAGACAAGGGCATGGTGCGTGTCCCGCGTAAGCGCGGCCTCTACATCGCCTTCGCCACGGCAGACGGGGCGACAACGCCGGATGACGGCCTGTTCTCCCGGGCCCTGTCGAAACGCCTGCCGCAGAAAGGCCTGTCGGCCGACCGCGCTTTCACCCTCGCCCTGCGCGAAGTGGCCGCCGCCCGGCCCGGCAATGCGCTGCCCTTCACGGCAGACGGCCTGACAGAGGACATCTGTTTCACCTCCTGCGAAGCCGGGCCGACGCCCGCCACCGCTGGCAACGAAGACCTCGCCTTCCTCGCCGCCAAGCGCATGAACACGATCGCCGGCTGGCTGGAATTCATCGAGGCCTGGCCGGACAGCAGCTTCATCCCCTCGGCGCAGGACGGGATCGTCGAGCAGCTCTTCAAGGACACCGAGGAGGCAAAATCCTACAACGGCCCCTACGACGCGCTGATCGCCCCGCCTGCCCTGCTCGAAGCTGTGTTTCACGGTGCCGAGACCGCCGCCCAACGCGGTCAGCGGGACGTGGCCGAGATTTTCTTCCGGACGGCCTGTTTTTCAGGGCTCGGCAGGGCCTGCCCGGAGATGGCAAATGCCCTCCACAGAGGCTACGCCGATAAGGATTTCCTCAAGTCCGATGGCAGCATAGACTTTGAGGCCCGGCGTGAAGTCGAGGCCCTCGCCTATCATTTCGGCTGCTCGTTCAGCGACCCGGCATCCTGCAAATGGCTGCGCGAGAACGATCTGCGCGTTCCCGAACCCTGCATCGTCTATGAAGACGACTACGCCTACAATTACTGCGAAGAAAACGAAATCACGCCCGTCGCGGTCGCCCCGCAGTGATCAGAGCGCCTCGCGCGCGAGGGAGAGACTGACCCCTTCGGTATAACCGGCCTCATAGGCAGCATCGCGCACCAGCGTGACCACGCCCGTTTTCGCTTTCGGCGCTGCCTCGATGGCGACCTGAATGTCCGGCGTTTCGGCGCGCACGCGTTCGATGGCACCCCGGACGGCGCCAATGTCGGTCGTGCGGCCATTGACGCGGACGACGCTATCCTCGCCGATCCGGATCAGCATTGCCTTGCCGGAGGACGCCCCCGTGCCGGTTGCAGGCGGCTCCAGCCGGATCGCCTTTTCCCGGGTGAATGTGGATGTGACCATGAAGAAAATGAGCAGGATGAAAACCACGTCCAGCATCGGCGTCATCGACACCTCCGCAGTCCCTGCCCCGGTCCGGTGTCTGCCTCTCATGCTGGCCTCCCTCTTTTTCTGTTTGGAGAGAGCATACACGTAATGTGATGACATTACAATTTTGAATTGACCCGAAGCCCCTTTGAGCGCCCGCGCGGCGCGGCGTCTGCTCACGGTCTTTAGAGGGTGTATAGACGGTGTGTAGAGGGTGTTGTTGACGGTCTGACGCGCCGCTTATCCACCCCCTCAGCCGATGAATTCCTTCGCCTCATAGCCCTGGAAGAAGAGCGCGGCGCGAAGGTCTGTGTGCTCGATCGCGGCATGGGCTTCGGCCGCCACGACGGGCTTGGCGTGATAGGCGATGCCAAGGCCCGAGGCCTTGATCATGGCAAGGTCGTTGGCCCCGTCGCCCATCGCGATCACGTCGACCCGGCCGATGCCTCTGGCGGCCGCGAACTCGTCCAGCGCCGAGAGTTTGGCTTCGCGGCCAAGGATCGGCCGGCCGACCTCCCCGGTCAGGGTCTTGCCATCATCGATCAGCGTGTTGCCCCGGTGGGTATGGAAGCCCGCCGCCGCAGCCACGCGGGAGGTGAAATAGGTGAAACCGCCTGAAACCAATACAGTTTCCGCGCCGTCCGCTTTCATCGTTTCGACCAGCGTTTTCGCGCCGGGGTTCAGCGTGATGCGCTCCGAATAGGCCTGTTCCAGTGCGTCGAGGCCGAGGCCTTTCAGCATGGCGACGCGGGTCGTGAGGGCGCCTTCAAAGTCCAGCTCGCCGCGCATGGCGCGTTCGGTGATGGCGGACACTTCGGCTTTCAGCCCGGCAAAATCTGCCAATTCATCAAGGCATTCCTGGCCGATGATGGTGGAGTCCATGTCCGAGATCAGAAGCCGTTTGCGGCCGCTGTCTGCAGGCAGCACAGCCGTATCGACGGGGTGTCCCTTGTCGGTCAGCCGGGCCCTCAGGCGGGCGGCCTCGTCCTCGTCGCCCGGCAAGTGCCACTCAAGCGCGACCAGCCCGTCCACGCTGCCGAGCGAACGCGACGGCGCCACGCGGCCAAGCTCGGAAGAGACCTCCGCTTCCAGCTTTGCCGCATCCATGGCAGCGACGGCAACAATCCTTAGGCTCATGGCAGTTTTCCCGGGTTTTCCCGCGTCTTCATGGGTTTCCTCTTCGATGACAACCCCTTACCTCTATTGGCATGCACCCGGCCATCCTGATCCACGGCCCCACGGCCAGCGGCAAGACCGCGCTCGCCATCGAAGTCGCCCGGCGGCTCGATGGAGAGGTGATCAATGCCGATTCCATGCAGGTTTACCGGGACCTCAAAGTCATCTCCGCCCGCCCGGACGAGGAAGAGATGAATGGCGTGCCGCATCACCTGTTCGGCCATGTCAACGCAGCCGAGCGCTATTCCACCGGCCAGTGGCTGGAAGAGGCGCGGGCCAAGATCCGCGTCCTCCAGAAGAAGAACAAGCGCGCCGTCATTGTCGGCGGCACCGGGCTCTACCTTCTGGCGCTGACGCAGGGCCTGTCCGCCATTCCGCCCGTGCCGGAGGATATCCGCGCCGAAGTCCGCGACATCGCCGAAACCGAAGGCGCCGAGGGCCTGCGCGCCCGCCTCGCTCCCCACGATCCGGAAACGGCAGAACGGCTGGGCTCCGGCGACAGGCAGCGCCTCGCCCGGGCCTATGAGGTCTGGCTGGCGACGGGCCGGCCGATCACCGACTTCCATCATGAGCGCCAGCCCCCTGTCCTGCTGGACCGCGAGTGGATGGGCTTTGCCCTCACACCGCCCCGCGCCAAGCTCTATGCCAAGATCGACCGGCGCTTTGAGGGCATGCTGATGCAGGGCGCGATGGCCGAGGCCCGGGCGCTGATCGAACGCGGCCTCGACCCCGAACTTCCCTGCATGAAGGCCCATGGCATGCCCTGGCTGGCTGCCTTTGCCCGCGGCGAGATCAGCGCGGAATTCGCCGCCGAAAACGCAAAACGCGACACGCGGCGCTATGCAAAGAGGCAATTCACGTGGATTGGCAGGCAATTCCCGTTCTGGCCGAGAATTCCCGGCACCGAAATGAGCGACCGCATGAGGGTTATTCTTGCCCTCTATAGGGAGATTGACAGGGAGATGGAGGCAGATTATTCCTAACCCCCGTCGTTGGAGGAAACGCACGTGCGCATGTCAGAGGTACTCGTAATTAGGCACCCGTAGCCGCAGTTCATCAGAACCGGTTGCGGGTGTGCGCACAAAAGGGTCTCCGAAGGGGGCCCTTTTTCTTTTCAGATAACTATCCGGACAAACACCCTCCTTTCTAACCCCAGACGCCAGAGCAAAGTCATGACCGTCAAAACCAAACAGAAGACCGAAACACGCCTGATGACCGGCGCCGAGATCGTAATCACGGCCCTCCGGGAACAGGGTGTAGAAGTCATGTTTGGCTATCCGGGCGGCGCGGTCCTACCGATTTATGACGCACTTTTCTCGGCGGATGACATCCGTCACGTCCTGGTGCGCCACGAACAGGGCGCAGGCCATGCAGCCGAAGGCTATGCCCGCTCCACCGGCAAATGCGGCGTGGCGCTGGTCACTTCCGGCCCCGGCGCGACCAATATGGTCACGCCGATCACCGACGCGATGATGGATTCGATCCCGATGGTCGTCATCTCAGGCCAGGTGCCGACGCACCTGATCGGCACGGACGCTTTCCAGGAAGCCGACACAACGGGCATCACGCGCAGCTGCGCCAAGCACAATTACTTGGTCACCGATGTCGACCAGCTGGCCCGCACGATCCATGAGGCCTTCCATATCGCCACCTCCGGCCGCCCCGGCCCGGTGGTCATCGATATTCCGAAGGACGTCCAGTTCGCGACCGGCACCTATTCCGGCAAGGACGGCGTCCACAAGCCGACCTATGCGCCGAAGACCGAGCCGCAACCGGAAGCCATCGAGGCGGTCGCGGAGCTGATCGCCATGGCGCGCCGGCCTGTTTTCTACACCGGCGGCGGTGTCATCAATTCCGGGCCCAGAGGCTCCGAAGCGCTGCGCAAGCTGCAGGCCGAGACGGGCATTCCGGTCACGTCCACACTGATGGGGCTTGGCGCCTTCCCGGCCTCCCACCCTGACTGGCTGGGCATGGTGGGCATGCATGGCAGCTACGAAGCCAACAATGCGATGCATGACTGCGACCTGATGATCTGCGTCGGCGCCCGGTTCGACGACCGCGTCACCGGACGGATCGACGCTTTCTCACCGAATTCGAAGAAGGTCCACATCGACATCGACCCCTCCTCGATCAACAAGATCGTCCGGGTCGACGTGCCGATCGTTGCAGACTGCGCCGCGGCCCTCGAAGCTTTGATGACGGCGGTGAAACACCGCAAGGGCAAGCGCCCGGACCTGAAGCCGTGGAAGGCCGAGATCGACGCATGGCGCGCCCGCGACTGTTTCGCCTATGCGCCGTCGGACAAGGTCATCAAGCCGCAATACGCCATCGAACGCCTCTATGCGCTGACCAAGGACCGCGATCCCTACATCACGACCGAGGTGGGCCAGCACCAGATGTGGGCGGCGCAATTCTTCCATTTCGACGAGCCGAACCACTGGATGACCTCCGGCGGCCTCGGAACGATGGGCTATGGCCTGCCCGCCGCGGTCGGCGTCCAGTGCGCCCATCCGGATGCGCTGGTGATCGATATTGCCGGCGAAGCGTCGATCCAGATGATGATGCAGGAACTGTCGACCGCCGTGCAGTTCTGCCTGCCGGTGAAGGTCTTCATCCTCAACAATGAGTGGATGGGCATGGTGCGCCAGTGGCAGGAATTGCTGCACGGGGAGCGCTATTCGCACTCCTATTCGGAGAGCCTGCCGGACTTCGTCAAACTGGCCGAAGCCATGGGCGCACGCGGCATCCGCTGCGAAGACCCGGCCCTGCTGGACGACAGGATCATGGAAATGATCGAGCATCCGGGCCCGGTCCTGTTCGACTGCCGGATCGAGAAGGACGGCAACTGCCTGCCCATGATCCCGTCGGGCTCTGCACATAACGAGATGATCCTCGGGCAGATAACTGGTAACGAAATCAGTGAGACCGGGCGCAAGCTCGTCTGACTTCTGACAGACCGGGAACCGGCGCCGCTTCAGGGGATGGTAATGGCCTTAGACAACATCTGGCAGATACTGGCCGACAATGTCGGGACGGTCGTGACGGTGGTGTCGGCCATTGCCGCCGTGATCGGCGCGCTTGCCAGCCGGGCCGAAACCCGCAAGCAGCGGCAGCTGCGCACCGAGCAATTGCGCCAGACCATCGACAGTTCCAGCCTCGACTGGGGCAATGCCGCCATCGATACGCTGGCGCGGGCGGCGATGCTGGCCCGCACCCGGCACCTGCACGGGAATGAAGGCGCCTTCCAGACCGCCCGGGCGGCCACGCTGATCAATCTGACCTCCCTGATCGACCGGGGCCGCATGTTCTTTCCCAATCTCGACGAGCACAAGAAAGGCGCGGAGAAAGACGGCGCCTATCGCGGCTCGCGCCCGCCGATTCTCGATGCGATGGTCTGGGTTCACTGTGAAATCAAGGCGCTGACCCGTGAGGGCGGCCCCACCGGCGACAACAGCGCGGACTTCATCGATGAATGCCGCCGCCTGGTTGTGTCCGAGCTGCAGGCCCATCTCGATCCGCGCCGCCTGAACCAGGTGGTCGGGCGCTATGACGG
Coding sequences:
- a CDS encoding biopolymer transporter ExbD, which encodes MRGRHRTGAGTAEVSMTPMLDVVFILLIFFMVTSTFTREKAIRLEPPATGTGASSGKAMLIRIGEDSVVRVNGRTTDIGAVRGAIERVRAETPDIQVAIEAAPKAKTGVVTLVRDAAYEAGYTEGVSLSLAREAL
- a CDS encoding Do family serine endopeptidase, translated to MRFPALAALALFVSVPLAAPATAQSLSQTLDQIDPKERPASFRDLSKRLMPAVVNISTSKTVAPSGMPTFPEGSPMERFNDFFGRDEDGFRREGSLGSGFVISADGYVVTNNHVIEGADEIEVNFANGRVLEAELIGRDQDTDLAVLKVKSSTPLPFVSFADSDSAEVGDWVIAIGNPFGFGGSVSAGIISARNRDLNAGRSDDFIQTDAAINRGNSGGPLFNLGGEVVGVNTAIISPTGGSVGIGFSVPSNLVNKITSELIKSGRIRRSWMGVNVQDADENLVRAYKASAKGGVIVTRITDDGPADKAMLEVGDLILSFDGQPVASVRELTRVIADTPIGKDVPVRLVRDGRARTFTVTMGELEEQTGDEAAQLPDLPASANDLGADLTGIDDDIRRRYGIPKDVDGVVVTSVSARGPAYGKLLRGDVIVEVNFERVTTVSETLDKVKAARATPAEPLLIRVKRRGEAGWFDQFLSVDLND
- the miaA gene encoding tRNA (adenosine(37)-N6)-dimethylallyltransferase MiaA; its protein translation is MHPAILIHGPTASGKTALAIEVARRLDGEVINADSMQVYRDLKVISARPDEEEMNGVPHHLFGHVNAAERYSTGQWLEEARAKIRVLQKKNKRAVIVGGTGLYLLALTQGLSAIPPVPEDIRAEVRDIAETEGAEGLRARLAPHDPETAERLGSGDRQRLARAYEVWLATGRPITDFHHERQPPVLLDREWMGFALTPPRAKLYAKIDRRFEGMLMQGAMAEARALIERGLDPELPCMKAHGMPWLAAFARGEISAEFAAENAKRDTRRYAKRQFTWIGRQFPFWPRIPGTEMSDRMRVILALYREIDREMEADYS
- the serB gene encoding phosphoserine phosphatase SerB, giving the protein MSLRIVAVAAMDAAKLEAEVSSELGRVAPSRSLGSVDGLVALEWHLPGDEDEAARLRARLTDKGHPVDTAVLPADSGRKRLLISDMDSTIIGQECLDELADFAGLKAEVSAITERAMRGELDFEGALTTRVAMLKGLGLDALEQAYSERITLNPGAKTLVETMKADGAETVLVSGGFTYFTSRVAAAAGFHTHRGNTLIDDGKTLTGEVGRPILGREAKLSALDEFAAARGIGRVDVIAMGDGANDLAMIKASGLGIAYHAKPVVAAEAHAAIEHTDLRAALFFQGYEAKEFIG
- a CDS encoding caspase family protein yields the protein MFRALIVSWILASLAFVASAETRYALLIGNEDYPPTVGPLSLPHEDVENMHAGLIQAGFPAEHIKVLRDATQTDINLAVAQLSSDLRAAGEDSIGFFYYSGHGGSAESAGQRANYLIPAKSPITGAEQLPILGVPVNSIVDALAASDAKAIFIVSDACRNTLPFTSSKGGAADKGMVRVPRKRGLYIAFATADGATTPDDGLFSRALSKRLPQKGLSADRAFTLALREVAAARPGNALPFTADGLTEDICFTSCEAGPTPATAGNEDLAFLAAKRMNTIAGWLEFIEAWPDSSFIPSAQDGIVEQLFKDTEEAKSYNGPYDALIAPPALLEAVFHGAETAAQRGQRDVAEIFFRTACFSGLGRACPEMANALHRGYADKDFLKSDGSIDFEARREVEALAYHFGCSFSDPASCKWLRENDLRVPEPCIVYEDDYAYNYCEENEITPVAVAPQ